A window of Thiocapsa bogorovii genomic DNA:
CCAATTCCTCCATCAGGTTGGATTTTGTGTGCAGCCGCCCGGCCGTATCGGCGATCAGCACGTCGGCCCCGCGCGCCGTAGCCGCCTGCAAGGCATCGAAGATCACGGATGCCGAATCCGCCCCGGTCTGCTGTGCGACCACGCTCACTCGGTTGCGCTCGCCCCAGGTCTGGAGCTGCTCGACCGCCGCCGCGCGGAAGGTGTCGCCGGCGGCCAGGATGACGCTGTTGCCCTCCTCCTGGAGCCGTTTGGCGAGCTTGCCGATCGTGGTGGTCTTGCCCGCACCGTTGACGCCGACCATCAAGATGACCTGGGGGCGACCGGGTGCGGGTTGACGGACCGGGGCGTCGGCCGCCTGCAGAACGGCGCGCAGCTCGCCCTTGAGCGCTTGGAGGAGTGCTTGGGGATCGGCGAGTGATTTGCGCTTCACGCGGCTCGCCAGATCCTCCATGATGCGGGTGGTCGTAGCCACGCCGACATCCGCCGTCAGCAGAAGGGTCTCCAGTTCCTCCATGAGGTCGTCGTCGATACGCTTGCGACCGATGAAGAGTGTCCCGAGACCGTCGCCGAGCGTTTCGCGGGTCCGCGTCAGGCGTTCGCGCAGTCGCGAGAAGACGCCGGACCTCTTGTCCGTCGGCGCATCTTGAGTCGGCGACGGTTGAGCGGAAGCCGGGGCGGGAGCGGCAACAGGGTCTGGGGCGCGCGTCTCGACGGCGGGCAGCCCATCCGCGCTTGGCCCATCCGCCTCGTCCGCCCGGCGCTTGGATCGAAACCACCCGCCCCGCTTCGGACGCGGCTCGAATTGGGCCGACTCGGAACGGGCCGGCTCCGCGGTCGGCACGGACCGCGAAACGCCGGTCGATGCCGGCGATACCCGATCCGCGACGCGCGCGGTGTCCGCCGACGCAGTCTCGGCCGCCCAGTCCGACGGCCCAGATCCACCCGGTCCGCCGGGACCGATCGGCGGCTCGGCCGCAGCCGACTGATCCGGCTCCGGCAACGCGGCTTTCCTGTGCTTTTTTCCGAAACCGAACATAAACAACATGCCTGAAGGGAGAGAAACGGCGAGGGGCGGGCGACGCGCCGAGGACGCGACGGGTACTGCGACACGTCAGCAGAAAAGGCCGCTCCGTCCATGTGGTCGCAATGCTATCAGATCACCGCGATCAGATCGCCCAAGGCTCATCCGGAGCGAATCGATCCCGGTCTTAACAAACCGTCATCTCCGGGAACTACCAAGACCGGGCTCTGCCCCAACATTCCCCGCAGCGGGGCCGTTCCGCCTACCGATTCCATCCGACCGGAGTCTCCATGTACAAAATCGTTTTCAGCCTACTCCTGTGTCTGCCGGCGCTTGCGCCGGCGGCGACCCAAACCGTCTATGAACGGACACTCGACAATGGCCTCAAGGTCCTTGTCAAACCGGACCGACGCGCACCGATCCTGATCTCGCAGGTTTGGTACAAGGTTGGATCCAGCTACGAGTACGGTGGGATCACCGGCGTCTCCCACCTGCTCGAGCACATGATGTTCAAGGGCACCGAGCGGCTGGCCCCGGGTGAGTTCTCGCGCATCATCGCGGCCAACGGCGGCGAAGAGAACGCCTTCACCGGGCGCGACTACACCGCCTATTTCCAGTCGCTCGCGAACGACCGGCTGGAGATCGCGTTCGAGCTCGAGGCCGAGCGCATGCGCAATCTCGCCCTGGATGCAGAGGAGTTCGCCAAGGAGTTGGAGGTCGTCAAGGAGGAGCGGCGCACCCGTACCGACGACGACCCCCAGTCGCTCGCCTTCGAGCGATTCAATGCCGTCGCCTACGTCGCCTCCCCTTACCGTAACCCGGTCATCGGCTGGGCCGGCGATTTGGAGCAGGCGAATGTCGAAGACCTACGCGACTGGTACCGCCTCTGGTACGCCCCGAACAATGCAACCCTGGTCGTCGCGGGCGACGTCGACCCCGAAGAGGTCTTTCGATTGGCCGAGAAACACTTCGGTCCGCTCGAGCCCGAGCGCATCAGCCCACCCAAACTGCAGGCGGAGCCCGAGCAGCTGGGGATGAAACGCATGGTCGTGAAGGCGCCCGCGCAAGAGCCCTACCTCCTGATGGGCTACAAGGCACCGGCCCTGATCGATGCCGAGGAGGCATGGGAGCCTTATGCCTTCGAGGTCTTGACCTCGGTCCTGGACGGCGGGAGCAGCACCCGGCTGGAGCGCGAGCTGGTCCGCGGCAGCCAGGTCGCGTCCTCGGCAAGCGCGAGCTACAGCGCCTTCGGTCGTTTGCCGGGCATGTTCATGCTGAGCGGCGTGCCGGCCAAGGGCCAAAGCATCGAGCAGGTCGAAGCGGCGCTGCTCGCGCAGATCGAGCGCGTCCGAACCGAGCTCGTCGACGAGCGCGAGATGGAGCGCGTGCGCAACCAGCTGATCGCGGATAAGGTCTACGAGCGCGATTCTCTCTTCTACCAGGCCATGATCCTGGGTCAGCTGGAGACGGTCGGCCTGGGTTGGGAGCTCGCCGATACCTACGTCGACCGACTCGCGGCGGTCACGCCCGAGCAGGTCCGCGCCGTCGCAAAAAAGTACCTGGTCCCCGAGAAGCTCACCGTCGGCGTGCTGGATCCGCAACCGATGAGCGACAACCAAACCGCGCGCGCACCGGTCGCGCTGGAGATGCAGACCAATGTGCACTGATCCTCGACGATTCCCCGTCTGGTCGAACGCGCTGCTGCTCGGCGTCGTTATGGTTGCCGCCGGGCCACTTCAGGCCGCCCCCGAGATCCAGACGTGGCAGACCGCAAGCGGCGCGCGCGTGCTCTTCGTCGCCTCGCCCGAGCTGCCGATGGTCGACGTGAGTTTGATCTTCGATGCCGGGAGCGCACGCGACGGCGAACGCTCGGGCCTGGCGTCCATGACGGCCGAGATGCTGACGCAGGGCGCGGGTGATTGGAACGCCGACGCCATCGCCGCACGGATCGAGGATGTCGGCGCCAAGCTCGGCGCCAGTGCTGACCGGGATAAGACCTCGGTGTCGCTGCGCACCCTGACCCGTCAGCCTGCGATGAACACGGCCGTGGAAACGCTGGCGACCCTGGTGAGTGCACCGACCTTTGCGGATGAAGATCTAGAACGAGAGCGCCGCAATCGGCTCATCGCGCTACGCCAGGACGAAGAGTCGCCGCGCACCGTCGGGCAAAAGGCACTCTATCGCAAGATCTTCGGCAGTCATCCTTACGCGGCGGACCCGTCCGGCACGACCGAATCGGTCACGGCGATCACGCGCGATGATCTGATCGAGTTCCATCGGCGTCATTACACGGCGGCCAATGCGGTGGTCGCCATCGTCGGCGCGCTGGACCGCCCGCAAGCCGAGGAGCTTGCCAACCGCATCACCGCTGGCCTTCCGAAGGGCGAGCGCATGGAGCCGTTGCCGGACGTGGCCGATCTGGCTACCGCGGTGACGGAGCAGATCGATTTCCCGTCCAGTCAAACCACCGTGGTGGCCGGCCAGCCCGGCATGCGTCGCGGCGACCCGGACTACTTCACCCTCTACGTGGGCAACCACATCCTCGGAGGCAGTGGCCTGGTCTCCCTGCTGATGGAAGAGATCCGCGAGAAGCGCGGGCTCTCCTACAGCACTTACAGCTACTTCCTGCCCTTGGCGCAGCCCGGCCCCTTCCTGATGGGCTTGCAGACCAAGAACGATCAGGTCGACCAGGCTCGCGAGGTCATGCTCGACACCCTGCGCCGCTTCATCGAGGCGGGTCCGAGCGAGGCGGAGCTGACCGCGGCGAAGAAGAACATCACCGGCGGCTTCCCGCTGCGCATCGCAAGCAACTCGGACATCGTCGGGTATCTTGCCGTGATCGGCTTCTACGACCTGCCGCTGGACTATCTCGACCGCTTCACCGACCGCATCGAGTCAGTGACCGCCGAGCAGATCAAGGACGCCTTTTCGCGTCGCGTCCATCCGGATGAACTGGCGATCGTGGTGGTCGGGGGCGGTACCGAGCAGACCGCGGGGCTCGGTGGCGAGGGCTAGAGGGGAGCTGCGGATCGTCGGCGGTCGCTACCGCGGCCGCCGCCTGCCGATCCCGAACGAGAGCGGGCTGCGACCGACCTCGGATCGCGTGCGCGAGACCCTGTTCAACTGGCTGGCACCCGTGATTCCGGGTGCGCGCTGTCTCGACGCCTTTGCCGGCAGCGGCGCGCTGGGATTCGAGGCTGTCTCGCGCGGGGCCGGCGAGGTTATTTTGATCGAGCAGTCCGGCGCCGTCGTGCGCCAGCTTCAAACCAACGCCCGTCGGCTCGGGGCGGAAGAGACGCGCATCCTGCACGGCAATGCGATTCGCTGGCTCGAGGGCTCGGGCCAAGCGTTCGATATCGTCTTCCTCGATCCGCCCTTCGCAGATGCACTCTGGGCGCCCGCAATCGAACGTTTGGCCCATCGGGGCTGGCTCAAAGCGGGCAGTCGCGTCTACCTGGAGGCCCCGGCGCGCAGCGGGTTTCCGGATCTGCCGGCGGGCTGGGATCTCGTGCGGGACAACACGGCCGGGCAGGTGCGTTACGTGCTCGTGATCGTCGGCTCGGATGCCGAAACCGCCTGACTCCTACCCGAGCCTCCGCTGTGGTATGGTGCGGGCCGCCGACGGCCCGGGGGTCCGGTGCTTGATCCGAGGAGGAAACGGGTTTGCGACGCGTGGTCTATCCGGGGACATTCGATCCCGTCACCAACGGTCACACCGATCTGATCCTGCGTGCCGCGCGTTTGTTCGACCGCGTGATCGTGGCCGTCGCGGTGGATACCGGGAAGGCGCCGCTGTTCTCGACCGACGAGCGAGTGGCCTTGGTCCGAGAGGCTCTCGGGCCGCGGGGGAATGTCGAGGTCGTGCCCTTTCAGGGACTCCTCGTGGAATTTACCCGACGCCTCGGCGTCAGTGTCATCATGCGTGGTTTGCGCGCGGTTTCGGATTTCGAGTACGAGTTCCAGTTGGCCGGCATGAACCGACGCATGGCGCCGGACATCGAGACCGTGTTTCTGACGCCGGCCGAGACCTATTCATACATCTCCTCCTCGCTGGTGCGCGAGATCGCAAGGCTCGGCGGCGATGTCTCGACCTTTGTGGCGCCTGCGGTACAGGCTGCACTGAACGAGCGGTTTGGATAAGATCCGCGCATCCCCATACAGCCCTTTGGGTTCAGCTACCCTAACCCCCTCGACCAGGAGTGATGTCATGGCCCTGATTATTACCGACGAGTGCATCAACTGCGATGTCTGCGAGCCCGAGTGCCCGAACGGCGCCATCTCGCAAGGCGACGAGATCTACGTGATCGAACCCTCGCTCTGCACCGAGTGTGTCGGCCACTACGAGACCTCGCAATGTGTCGAGGTCTGCCCGGTCGACTGCATCATCAAGGATCCGGATCACGAAGAGACCGAGGAGGAGCTTCGGGCCAAATATGAGCACATCACCGGCGAGAGCTGAGATCGGCCGAAGGGCCGCGGGCCGCAGTCTGGCGCTGTGGTGCGGCGCGGCTTGGATCGCGGCGCTCCTGCTCGCATCCGCGGGGGTGCGGGCCGCCTGTGACGGGCCGCAGGTCCGTCCGGCTCAGGCCGCGATCGCCTCCGCGCACCCCTTGGCGACCGAAGCCGGCCTGAAGATCCTCGATGCCGGAGGCAACGCGTTCGATGCCGCCGTCGCGGTCACTGCGGCCTTGGCCGTGGTCGAACCCTACGGATCCGGGATCGGCGGCGGCGGCTTCTGGTTGCTCCATCGCGCGGAAGACTGCCACGAGACCATGCTCGACGGACGCGAGCGAGCACCGCTGGCGGCCCATCGCGATCTCTTTCTCGACGACGCCGGGCAATTCGTCCCCGAGTCGGCACTCAATGGCCCCCTGTCGGCCGGTATTCCGGGGACACCGGCCGCAATCGTGCAACTTGCCGAGCGCTACGGGCGCGTGCCGTTGGCGCAGACACTCGCTCCGGCGATCGGTCTCGCACGCGACGGTTTCGAGATCGGTGACGGTTATCGACGGGTGGCCGCATGGCGTCTGTCCGCACTGCGAGCCTCGCCGGCAGCCGCCGCTCAGTTTCTCCTCGACGACGAGGTTCCGCCCCGCGGATATCGTCTGCGTCAGCCCGATCTCGCCGGGACCCTGGAGCGCCTCGCGAGCGACGGGCATGCGGGCTTCTACGCGGGCGAAACCGCGGAACGCATGGTCGCCGGCGTGCGGGCCGCGGGCGGGATCTGGACGCTCGAGGACCTCACCGAGTACCGTACCGTAGAACGCGAGCCGATCGTCGCGAGCTTCCGCGGCTGGCGCCTCGTCAGCGCTGCGCCGCCCTCGTCCGGGGGCGTTCTTTTGGTCCAAATTCTCAACATGCTCTCCGCCATCGAGCCGCAACCGGATTCGGACACCGCGCGGATCCACGCGCTCACCGAGTCGATGCGCCGGGCCTATCGCGATCGCGCCCGCTATCTCGGCGATCCCGATCAGGTGGAGATGCCGATCGAGCGCCTGACGCATCCCTACTATGCGGCCGGGTTGATTCGCGATTTCGATCCGACCCGCGCGACACCGAGTACGACCACCGGAACCGATGCGGCCTCCTCCGAGGGTCGCGACACCACCCATTTCTCGATCCTCGACCGCGAAGGCAACCGCGTTGCAGCGACACTCAGCATCAATTACCCCTTCGGTTCCGGATTCGTCCCGCCGGGGACCGGTGTCTTGCTGAACGATGAAATGGACGACTTTTCGGCACAGCCGGGCGTCGCGAACGCCTATGGCTTGGTCGGCGGCGAGGCCAACGCCATCGCCCCCGGCAAGCGCATGCTCTCGAGCATGTCGCCGACGTTCCTGGAGTCGCCCGAGACGGTCGCCATCCTGGGCACACCCGGCGGCAGCCGTATCATCACCATGGTGCTGCAGGGCATCTTGGGAGCCCTCGACGGGGTCCCGCTCGAGGATTGGATCGCTCGACCCCGTATCCACCATCAGTATCTTCCGGATCGCCTCGAGTTCGAGTCCGGCGCACTGAGCCCGACGGAACAGCGCGATCTCACCGCAATGGGGCATCGTCTCGAGTTGCTGATCCGGCCCATCGGAGACATGCAAGCGATCCTTTGGGACCGCGCGAACGGTCAGGTGACGGCCGCGAGCGATCCGCGCGGCGCCGGCCACGCCGAGGTTCGGTGAATTCGGCGGTTGCAGTGCCCGGCTCCGAATTGTTTTTTTGCACTGTAGCCCGGATCCTACAGCGTTAATGTCCAATACCGACATTCACCACGTCAATTCAACTACCGAGGAGTCCCGACTCGCATGAGATTCAGAACACTCATGACCGCGGCCGCCGCTATGATTGCGGTCGCCGTCTTATCCGTTCCTGCCGATGTCGAGGCCAAACGCCTCGGCGGCGGCATGAACCTCGGCAAGCAGTCGAGCAGCATGCAACGCCAGGCCAAGCCGGCCGCAACGGCGCAACGTCCGGCCCAGCCCAATGCGGCACAAGCCGCTGCCGGCCAACGCCCGGCGAGCGGTGCCAGCCGTTGGCTCGGGCCCTTAGCCGGTCTTGCAGCCGGAGGCCTCCTGGCCTCCATGTTCTTCGGCGACGGCTTCGAGGGTTTCCAGATCATGGATTTCCTGCTGATCGCGCTGCTTGCGGTCGGGGGCTTCATGCTGTTCCGGATGTGGAAGCGTAATCAGGCCAGACCGGCGATGGCCGCGGCCGGTGTGGGCGGCGGATTCCAGCATGCCGGATCCGCTCCGGCCTACGAACGCCGCGGACAGGCGGACAGCGGCATCCTGCATCCGGGCATGGGCGCACAGGGCGGACCGGTGGCCGGTGACAACCAGTCACCGAGCTGGTTCGACGGCGCCGGCTTCCTGGAAGGCGCGAAGTCGCACTTCATCAATCTTCAGGCGGCTTGGGACCAAGCCGACTTCGACGGCATCCGCGAATACATGACACCTGAGCTCTTCGCCGATCTGCAGCGCGAGCGCCTCAAGACGGAAGGAAGCCAATCCACCGAGGTCGTGCGTCTGAACGCCGAGCTCGTCGGTGTCCGCCGCGAAGGGGATCTGGTGGTGGCGAGCGTGCTCTTCTCCGGCCTCGTCCGCGAGGATGAGAAGGGCACCGCCGATGCCTTCAGCGAGATCTGGCATGTCCAGCATCGCTGGGACAGCGCCGAGGGCGACTGGCTTATCGCCGGCATCCAGCAGGTCGAAGACTGACGGTGCCGGCCTGTGCCGCGCGCGGCGCAGGCCGGCTTCGTCACTTGGCTTGACCAATCCGTGCCCTGTCGTCAAACCACTCGCGAGCGATGGAAAGACTGACATCCACGGCAATCAAACCGAGGATCAAGAACCCCGTTGCAAGAAGCCAGTAGAGCCTTCGCAACAGCCCGCGCATCCGGCGGCGCCAGCCGCTGCCAGCCTCCGGAACCTTCGGGACTCGAGTAAACAGGTCGATGAAGACCACCCCCAACACGGCCCACAAAAGAACGACCAAGGCGGGGAATAGAACCAGATCTCCCTGCGCCGCCTCGAACGCGACGAGCGAGATCCCCGCGGCCAATGCACCGACCAGGGCAAGGCCCATCAAGACGGTGCGGGCCGGTGCACAGCGCACGGCGATGTGCTGCATAAGATCGAGCATGTCCGGTGCCTGGTGGTCTGAAGGTCGGGTGGCGGCTTGACGACGAAAGCGAGCATAGCGGCCTGCCTTGAGTAGGTGCAACGCGCTTTCACGCCGCCTGTCGTCGTCCGATGACCTTTTGCGCACCCATCGAGACTGCCCCACGATGCGGCCCTTGCCGTCGTGATGCGGCTCGCTCTATTCTGTCGCGCGCAGGACCTGAGCCGCCGATGCGTCGGATGCTCAGCGAAGGATCCGACCCACCCGGCCGGTATCGCATCGTTCTTGGCGGGGGTTTCAGACATCCGCTCGCCCCGTCATCCTCGCGGCCGGCCGGCCAGCCAACCTCATCTTCAACTGTTCCAGATCCTACGGATATATCCCCATGCTCGCAGCGGAACCGATTGTCGAGCTGCTCCTCACGCTTGGCTTGATCCTCCTGGCGATGTCATCGCTCAACCTGCTCGGCTTGATGTTCGCCCGTCTGGTCACACCTGCCCGACAACTCGTTGGAGCTTGGCGCGGACCCGCTCAACTGCCGAGCGTGCTGATTCAGCTCCCGCTCTTCAACGAGGCGGAGCTGGTCGATCGCGTCCTCGAGGCCGTGACGGCACTGGATTGGCCGAGAGACCTCTTGCAGATCCAGGTGCTCGACGACAGCACCGATGCGTTTTCGCTGTCGCTCAGCCAGCGAGCCGTCGCCAAGCTGCGCCGGGAAGGTGTCCAGATCGAACTCCTGCATCGAATCAAACGCACCGCCTTCAAGGCCGGTGCGCTGGCGGCCGGCCTCGAGCGCTCGGATGCGGAGTTCGTAGCCATCTTTGACGCCGATTTCATGCCGCCGTCGGATTTCCTGCGCAAAACCATCGCCCCCTTGCTCGCGCAGCCCGATCTCGCCTACGTCCAAGCCCGCTGGGCGCACACCAACCGAGACGACAGCCTGCTCACCCGCACGCAGGCGCGTCTGCTGGATTCGCATTTCCAGGTCGAACAGGAGGCGCGTTGGCGCCTGGGTCTGCCAGTCCCCTTCAACGGGACCTGCGGTGTCTGGCGTCGCCGCGCCATCGATGACGCCGGCGGCTGGCAAGGCGACACGCTTACCGAGGATCTGGATCTGAGTCTGCGGGCCCGTCTGCGCGGTTGGCGCTCCGCATTCATGAAGGACCTCCCGGTCCCGGGCGTACTGCCCGTCTCGGTGCGTGCCTGGCGGACGCAGCAGTTCCGCTGGACCAAGGGATTCGCGCAGTGCTTCTTCAAGCTGATGCCGATGATCTGGGCCAGCTCGGCGCTGCCGCGCTGGCAGAAGGTCATGATCAGTTTCCAGCTGGGCCAACCCCTAGCGTTCCTGATCGGTGCTGCCTGCGTGGTCATGGGGCTGCCCTTCATCGCCGGCGCGGCGGTCCCCG
This region includes:
- a CDS encoding M16 family metallopeptidase, with translation MCTDPRRFPVWSNALLLGVVMVAAGPLQAAPEIQTWQTASGARVLFVASPELPMVDVSLIFDAGSARDGERSGLASMTAEMLTQGAGDWNADAIAARIEDVGAKLGASADRDKTSVSLRTLTRQPAMNTAVETLATLVSAPTFADEDLERERRNRLIALRQDEESPRTVGQKALYRKIFGSHPYAADPSGTTESVTAITRDDLIEFHRRHYTAANAVVAIVGALDRPQAEELANRITAGLPKGERMEPLPDVADLATAVTEQIDFPSSQTTVVAGQPGMRRGDPDYFTLYVGNHILGGSGLVSLLMEEIREKRGLSYSTYSYFLPLAQPGPFLMGLQTKNDQVDQAREVMLDTLRRFIEAGPSEAELTAAKKNITGGFPLRIASNSDIVGYLAVIGFYDLPLDYLDRFTDRIESVTAEQIKDAFSRRVHPDELAIVVVGGGTEQTAGLGGEG
- the coaD gene encoding pantetheine-phosphate adenylyltransferase, with the protein product MRRVVYPGTFDPVTNGHTDLILRAARLFDRVIVAVAVDTGKAPLFSTDERVALVREALGPRGNVEVVPFQGLLVEFTRRLGVSVIMRGLRAVSDFEYEFQLAGMNRRMAPDIETVFLTPAETYSYISSSLVREIARLGGDVSTFVAPAVQAALNERFG
- a CDS encoding glycosyltransferase family 2 protein — its product is MLAAEPIVELLLTLGLILLAMSSLNLLGLMFARLVTPARQLVGAWRGPAQLPSVLIQLPLFNEAELVDRVLEAVTALDWPRDLLQIQVLDDSTDAFSLSLSQRAVAKLRREGVQIELLHRIKRTAFKAGALAAGLERSDAEFVAIFDADFMPPSDFLRKTIAPLLAQPDLAYVQARWAHTNRDDSLLTRTQARLLDSHFQVEQEARWRLGLPVPFNGTCGVWRRRAIDDAGGWQGDTLTEDLDLSLRARLRGWRSAFMKDLPVPGVLPVSVRAWRTQQFRWTKGFAQCFFKLMPMIWASSALPRWQKVMISFQLGQPLAFLIGAACVVMGLPFIAGAAVPGEALSRVAIVTSMLGFAAPIGFLTLAGMRSGARATATEVFAALFLTTGLLLSNARAGLEAVLGYRSPFVRTPKGAITAGPRRMVRWPNGLLELSAGLGLLGFALLEEPVSVIYLVMVIGGLLGVGTLQFLDGRALSKQTGAGS
- the rsmD gene encoding 16S rRNA (guanine(966)-N(2))-methyltransferase RsmD is translated as MARARGELRIVGGRYRGRRLPIPNESGLRPTSDRVRETLFNWLAPVIPGARCLDAFAGSGALGFEAVSRGAGEVILIEQSGAVVRQLQTNARRLGAEETRILHGNAIRWLEGSGQAFDIVFLDPPFADALWAPAIERLAHRGWLKAGSRVYLEAPARSGFPDLPAGWDLVRDNTAGQVRYVLVIVGSDAETA
- the ggt gene encoding gamma-glutamyltransferase, with protein sequence MSTSPARAEIGRRAAGRSLALWCGAAWIAALLLASAGVRAACDGPQVRPAQAAIASAHPLATEAGLKILDAGGNAFDAAVAVTAALAVVEPYGSGIGGGGFWLLHRAEDCHETMLDGRERAPLAAHRDLFLDDAGQFVPESALNGPLSAGIPGTPAAIVQLAERYGRVPLAQTLAPAIGLARDGFEIGDGYRRVAAWRLSALRASPAAAAQFLLDDEVPPRGYRLRQPDLAGTLERLASDGHAGFYAGETAERMVAGVRAAGGIWTLEDLTEYRTVEREPIVASFRGWRLVSAAPPSSGGVLLVQILNMLSAIEPQPDSDTARIHALTESMRRAYRDRARYLGDPDQVEMPIERLTHPYYAAGLIRDFDPTRATPSTTTGTDAASSEGRDTTHFSILDREGNRVAATLSINYPFGSGFVPPGTGVLLNDEMDDFSAQPGVANAYGLVGGEANAIAPGKRMLSSMSPTFLESPETVAILGTPGGSRIITMVLQGILGALDGVPLEDWIARPRIHHQYLPDRLEFESGALSPTEQRDLTAMGHRLELLIRPIGDMQAILWDRANGQVTAASDPRGAGHAEVR
- the ftsY gene encoding signal recognition particle-docking protein FtsY, whose amino-acid sequence is MFGFGKKHRKAALPEPDQSAAAEPPIGPGGPGGSGPSDWAAETASADTARVADRVSPASTGVSRSVPTAEPARSESAQFEPRPKRGGWFRSKRRADEADGPSADGLPAVETRAPDPVAAPAPASAQPSPTQDAPTDKRSGVFSRLRERLTRTRETLGDGLGTLFIGRKRIDDDLMEELETLLLTADVGVATTTRIMEDLASRVKRKSLADPQALLQALKGELRAVLQAADAPVRQPAPGRPQVILMVGVNGAGKTTTIGKLAKRLQEEGNSVILAAGDTFRAAAVEQLQTWGERNRVSVVAQQTGADSASVIFDALQAATARGADVLIADTAGRLHTKSNLMEELAKVARVMKKIDPEAPHEVMLVVDATTGQNALSQAIHFHQAIGLTGITLTKLDGTAKGGILFAIADRLKVPIRFIGVGETIDDLRPFDADEFLDALLS
- a CDS encoding M16 family metallopeptidase, which translates into the protein MYKIVFSLLLCLPALAPAATQTVYERTLDNGLKVLVKPDRRAPILISQVWYKVGSSYEYGGITGVSHLLEHMMFKGTERLAPGEFSRIIAANGGEENAFTGRDYTAYFQSLANDRLEIAFELEAERMRNLALDAEEFAKELEVVKEERRTRTDDDPQSLAFERFNAVAYVASPYRNPVIGWAGDLEQANVEDLRDWYRLWYAPNNATLVVAGDVDPEEVFRLAEKHFGPLEPERISPPKLQAEPEQLGMKRMVVKAPAQEPYLLMGYKAPALIDAEEAWEPYAFEVLTSVLDGGSSTRLERELVRGSQVASSASASYSAFGRLPGMFMLSGVPAKGQSIEQVEAALLAQIERVRTELVDEREMERVRNQLIADKVYERDSLFYQAMILGQLETVGLGWELADTYVDRLAAVTPEQVRAVAKKYLVPEKLTVGVLDPQPMSDNQTARAPVALEMQTNVH
- a CDS encoding Tim44 domain-containing protein codes for the protein MRFRTLMTAAAAMIAVAVLSVPADVEAKRLGGGMNLGKQSSSMQRQAKPAATAQRPAQPNAAQAAAGQRPASGASRWLGPLAGLAAGGLLASMFFGDGFEGFQIMDFLLIALLAVGGFMLFRMWKRNQARPAMAAAGVGGGFQHAGSAPAYERRGQADSGILHPGMGAQGGPVAGDNQSPSWFDGAGFLEGAKSHFINLQAAWDQADFDGIREYMTPELFADLQRERLKTEGSQSTEVVRLNAELVGVRREGDLVVASVLFSGLVREDEKGTADAFSEIWHVQHRWDSAEGDWLIAGIQQVED
- a CDS encoding YfhL family 4Fe-4S dicluster ferredoxin; protein product: MALIITDECINCDVCEPECPNGAISQGDEIYVIEPSLCTECVGHYETSQCVEVCPVDCIIKDPDHEETEEELRAKYEHITGES